Genomic segment of Nothobranchius furzeri strain GRZ-AD chromosome 12, NfurGRZ-RIMD1, whole genome shotgun sequence:
CtctgactgttcttgaatggcccagccagagcctgGGCGTAAACCCAATTGAGTATCTCTGTAGAGACCTCAATGTCCACCAATGTTcatcatccaacctgacagaactggagaggatctgccaGGAGGAAAGGCAGAGGATCCCCAAAATCCATGTGTAAGAAaattgttgcatctttaccaagaagactcatggctgtattaCATCAAATGtgtgcttctactaaatactgagcaaagggtctgaatactcaaTTTTTCTTTCTTTAATAAATGAGCATACATTTGTAGAATTCAGTTTTTCTGTCAATTTGGAGTACTGTGTGTACGTTAATGAGGAAAACTGAATTTAACTGAatgttagcaaatggctgcagtaTAACAAAGAATGAAAAACtgacgggggtctgaatactttctgtaacCACTGTACATAAGAGGGCAAAAATAAAGTTATAACAGGAAGAAAATCAGTAGATGCTCTAATAAACTCCTGTGCAACAGTGACTTAAAATGTCATTTAACGCCTTATTTTaacacttctctgcttttatttttatttttttttttgctctaaacCAGACTTCTGGATGGTGTGTCAGAAATACTCTTtggatggccgtgttcgagatgagctgcgccttgcctggaaaacagacgagagcagacggaagcagcagggggagaggctgaaagccggcgtttaagtcggacagatttctctacatgtgtagctcgggggtgacgatggctgaagatatcgcgttaagagttcatacttgtttaattttttatttcaattctggtgcctgttagcagctgaaacacatcctcacatgcttgtggatatcatatattgtatatgaagatatgactgtaataataagtaaaggttatcagctgtagcttcagtgtgctcataggaaacgtgacaaaagaacacaaaacacatttctttatggcctatatagttgtcatcatcaacgtaacatgttttacagaatacatgtgaccaactatctttttttttctccttgaatacgctttattgacaaagcacataATACACCTACAAAGAAATAGCAAGCACCATGTCAGGGGTTTCTATGGGAAAACAGAGCAGTCTAACAGAGAATCACATGATATTGAACAGGGAACATAAGTTTTTGGTTTTGACAGCTTTCAAATTTTGAGATTGTTGTATGGTTTGAATTTTATTTGattaatttattgatattattagccAAATTTCATATACATAAGTCGAAAAGTTCTAATGCAACACCTtcctttcagtgctttttaaGTGAAACCATACAATATATAAAaaccatgtgaccaactaacatttcatgttctaccaccggatgtttggatcaaaatgtgaaccaatcagatcttagatcaggtgagagcctggcatttcccatcatcccctaggttttgcagccggtggacagcaactgcagcaccttgctccaaagtctgcggccgccttgatctcacgaggttatcgttgcctacgtatgcatgacgtcagagcaagtcggtgtcaagtcggacacaaatctaaccggcatgcactacgcgccgatcaccggtgatcgaatctgcgcagatctggctcatctcgaacacggctgaTGTTtttccataaacattttttgcatATGTCCACATATataactaaattaaacctgaaccCAGTGTCTCACTGTGCTGCTAATGTTAAAAACAAATTGCAGATGCTTTTCATGAGAGATTCATTGAACAATTTTGAACTAATATGCCTAATTCTTATGGTATAGTAATTTTGCGAATGTTAAATAAAATTGTACGAAAAACCGTGGAGTCAAATATGTGAGGGTTGGTGGCCCaattacaaataaaacaaaaaccatGCCATTTAAAAATGATTGATCCAATTTTTACTGACTTGATGGGAAGCCTCCACCAAAAAACATGTTGAACAGGTCCTCGGGTGAGATGTCTGCTTCAAAGTCGTGATGCTGTCTGCCCCTGCCCCTGCCCGGGTGTGCTCTCTCCTCTCCATACTGGTCGTACTGCCTTCGTTTCTCAGCATTACTCAGAACAGCGTAGGCATTACCAATCGCTGAAAGAAACACACGTCTACTTAGCTGTTCTGGACTTGAACGTTATTCCTAGAAAAGTAATGGAGATTTTACCTTTAAACGCCTCCGTAGCTCCAGGTGCGTGATTTTTATCAGGGTGAAATTTCAGAGCCAGTTTTCTGTAAGCCTTCTTCAGATCCTCCTCGGAGGCTGTCTTTTCAACTCCAAGTATTTGGTAGTAATCTTTGCAGCTCTTAATCCTGCAGTAAAATGAAACAATTCAATAACAAATACGACCTAGATAGCCACTGTCCGGCCTAGCTGGTCCTCATAAAGCAGCTTTGTCACAGAGCAGATCATTTGTGATTACTGTAATAGTTTTATCTGGGTGATGAAGTTACACTGACTTTCTGACAGCCTCCAGCTGCTCTGCTGTGTAAGGTTTGGCCGAGTCTGTGGACTCATGTGACGAATCAGCCCCATCTCCGTCCCCGCCACGGTGCCTCAAAGAGGGTCCGTCTCCGTTCACAGCCCTGCCGTTCTCATCTGGAGGCTTTCCATTTTGAGACAACGTCTCCAGCAAGTCTGTAAAGAAAGTAATGCCTTCATTTCCCCACATCAGTTCCTGATCAATTAATCCGTTAACTAATAGATAAGAATTTAAGACGCTACACATAAATTCAACACCAATATGAAGAGGTTAAACCCAAACGTTAAGAAACGTAAACATAAGTTACATTATACAGACGTTACTGTTGATACTGGTGGTAATAAAAAACCCTGAAAGTAGCCGTTACAGCTAGCAGCCATTAAGCTAACGTTAGCCTGCCGGCCCTCTCACTCAGACACCGTCGCTGTTAAAATAGACGAGTATTCGACGTACTTTTGGCATGGTCTGTCGGGAACAGGCGCTCAGCCTTCTCCAGAAACTTTCTGGCTTTATCTAACTGGTTGTTGCTGATCGCATTAAGCGCTATCTTGATGCACCGCTCCGCTTCGTCCTTGTTTGAGTCCATCGCAAAGCAGCGGAAATGTTTACTTGCCCCCGGGACGCACAAGATTAACGTCACGGTCTGGCAAATATTACGTAACTGCACGAGCGACTGATgggaaatgtggttttaaatttcTTTTTATTGCAAAGCTAAATATTTCAAGCTTTTATTTGTtagaattgtgatgattatggcttacagcttacgaAAGCCCCAAATTAAAAA
This window contains:
- the dnajb12a gene encoding dnaJ homolog subfamily B member 12a, whose product is MDSNKDEAERCIKIALNAISNNQLDKARKFLEKAERLFPTDHAKNLLETLSQNGKPPDENGRAVNGDGPSLRHRGGDGDGADSSHESTDSAKPYTAEQLEAVRKIKSCKDYYQILGVEKTASEEDLKKAYRKLALKFHPDKNHAPGATEAFKAIGNAYAVLSNAEKRRQYDQYGEERAHPGRGRGRQHHDFEADISPEDLFNMFFGGGFPSSNVHVYRNGRMHFAHQNRQERREQQRDGGFALLVQLMPILILIIVSALSQLMVTPPSYSLSYRPSAGHIHKRQTSSLKVPFYVGDRFNEEFTGNNLKNLERSVEEDYISNLRNNCWKEKQQKEGLLYRARYFGDSELYQRAQRMGTPSCSRLSEIQVILDG